The Georgenia sp. TF02-10 genome window below encodes:
- a CDS encoding acetate/propionate family kinase, which produces MSTVLVINSGSSSIKYQLVDPGAGTAVAVGLIERIGESQSHIVHRTDGHTEERRLPIADHGEGLRRLLAMFDAVGPDLTAAGICAVGHRVVMGGRHYDGPVVVDQEVLDRITELCPLAPLHNPANLKGIQVGLALLPDVPHVAVFDTAFFRNLPAAAATYALDREVAEKYAVRRYGAHGTSHQYVSAKAAEVLGRDLADLRQIVLHLGNGASASAVAGGAAVDTSMGFTPLEGLVMGTRTGDIDPAVAFHLERNAGMSVDDIDTLFNKRSGLKGLTGENDLRLVHKMVADGDDAARLALEIYTRRLRKYIGGYAAVLGGLDALTFTAGVGENDATVRAGAVEGLEFLGIRIDPDRNTDRIKEPTVISPDGAPVAVLVVPTNEELAIAQQAASLVPAEAGAGRPAAG; this is translated from the coding sequence ATGAGCACCGTCCTCGTCATCAACTCCGGCTCCTCCTCGATCAAGTACCAGCTCGTCGACCCCGGCGCCGGCACCGCCGTCGCCGTCGGCCTGATCGAGCGGATCGGGGAGAGCCAGTCGCACATCGTCCACCGCACCGACGGCCACACCGAGGAGCGGCGCCTGCCCATCGCCGACCACGGCGAGGGCCTGCGGCGGCTGCTGGCGATGTTCGACGCCGTCGGGCCGGACCTGACCGCGGCCGGGATCTGCGCCGTCGGGCACCGCGTGGTGATGGGCGGGCGGCACTACGACGGGCCGGTGGTGGTGGACCAGGAGGTGCTGGACCGGATCACCGAGCTGTGCCCGCTGGCGCCGCTGCACAACCCGGCCAACCTCAAGGGGATCCAGGTCGGCCTGGCCCTGCTGCCGGACGTGCCGCACGTGGCCGTGTTCGACACCGCCTTCTTCCGGAACCTGCCGGCCGCCGCGGCCACCTACGCCCTGGACCGGGAGGTCGCCGAGAAGTACGCGGTGCGCCGCTACGGCGCGCACGGCACCTCCCACCAGTACGTCTCGGCCAAGGCCGCCGAGGTGCTTGGCCGGGACCTGGCCGACCTGCGGCAGATCGTGCTGCACCTGGGCAACGGCGCCTCGGCGTCGGCGGTGGCCGGCGGGGCGGCGGTGGACACCTCGATGGGGTTCACGCCGCTGGAGGGCCTGGTGATGGGCACCCGCACCGGGGACATCGACCCCGCGGTGGCGTTCCACCTGGAGCGCAACGCCGGGATGAGCGTGGACGACATCGACACCCTGTTCAACAAGCGCTCCGGCCTGAAGGGCCTGACCGGGGAGAACGACCTGCGCCTGGTGCACAAGATGGTCGCCGACGGCGACGACGCCGCGCGGCTGGCGCTGGAGATCTACACCCGGCGGCTGCGCAAGTACATCGGCGGCTACGCCGCGGTCCTCGGCGGCCTGGACGCGCTGACCTTCACCGCCGGGGTCGGGGAGAACGACGCCACGGTCCGGGCCGGGGCGGTGGAGGGCCTGGAGTTCCTCGGCATCCGGATCGACCCGGACCGCAACACGGACAGGATCAAGGAGCCCACCGTCATCTCCCCCGACGGCGCCCCGGTGGCCGTGCTCGTGGTGCCCACCAACGAGGAGCTGGCGATCGCCCAGCAGGCCGCGTCGCTGGTGCCCGCGGAGGCCGGGGCCGGCCGGCCCGCGGCGGGCTGA
- a CDS encoding aspartate ammonia-lyase yields the protein MTQQAEDYRIEHDTMGEVRVPRDALWSAQTQRAVENFPISGRGLSPHHIAALGQVKRAAAIANAELGVLEQDVADAIAAAAQEVIDGRHDAHFPIDVFQTGSGTSSNMNANEVIANLASTRLGRPVHPNDDVNASQSSNDVFPSSIHIAATQAVVEELLPGLEVLAAALERKAEEWRDVVKAGRTHLMDATPITLGQEFSGYATQVRYGIDRVQAALPRLAELPLGGTAVGTGINTPPGFAARVIALVAEHTGLPLVEARNHFEAQAAQDSVVETSGALRTIAVSLTKIANDLRWMGSGPRTGLGELRLPDLQPGSSIMPGKVNPVVPEATVMVAAQVVGNDAAIAFAGAQGNFDLLVTLPVLARNLLESITLVGNVARVLATKTVEGLVANEERCRELAESSPSIVTPLNRIIGYEAAAKIAKHSVERGITVRAAVVELGYMERGEITEEQLDAALDVRSMTAPRRG from the coding sequence GTGACGCAGCAGGCCGAGGACTACCGCATCGAGCACGACACCATGGGGGAGGTCCGGGTCCCCCGGGACGCCCTCTGGTCCGCCCAGACCCAGCGCGCCGTCGAGAACTTCCCGATCTCCGGCCGGGGCCTCTCCCCGCACCACATCGCCGCCCTCGGGCAGGTCAAGCGGGCCGCCGCCATCGCCAACGCCGAGCTCGGGGTCCTCGAGCAGGACGTCGCGGACGCGATCGCGGCCGCGGCGCAGGAGGTCATCGACGGCCGGCACGACGCCCACTTCCCGATCGACGTGTTCCAGACCGGGTCCGGCACCTCCTCGAACATGAACGCCAACGAGGTGATCGCCAACCTCGCCAGCACCCGGCTGGGCCGCCCCGTGCACCCCAACGACGACGTCAACGCCTCCCAGTCCTCCAACGACGTCTTCCCCTCCTCCATCCACATCGCCGCCACCCAGGCGGTGGTCGAGGAGCTGCTGCCGGGCCTGGAGGTGCTGGCCGCCGCGCTGGAGCGCAAGGCCGAGGAGTGGCGGGACGTGGTCAAGGCGGGCCGCACCCACCTGATGGACGCCACCCCGATCACGCTCGGGCAGGAGTTCTCCGGGTACGCCACGCAGGTGCGGTACGGCATCGACCGCGTCCAGGCCGCGCTGCCCCGGCTGGCCGAGCTGCCGCTGGGCGGCACCGCCGTCGGCACCGGCATCAACACCCCGCCCGGGTTCGCCGCCCGGGTGATCGCGCTCGTCGCCGAGCACACCGGCCTGCCGCTGGTGGAGGCCCGCAACCACTTCGAGGCCCAGGCCGCCCAGGACTCGGTGGTGGAGACCTCCGGGGCGCTGCGCACCATCGCCGTGTCGCTGACCAAGATCGCCAACGACCTGCGGTGGATGGGCTCCGGCCCGCGGACCGGGCTGGGCGAGCTGCGGCTGCCGGACCTGCAGCCGGGGTCCTCGATCATGCCCGGCAAGGTCAACCCGGTGGTGCCCGAGGCCACCGTCATGGTGGCCGCCCAGGTGGTCGGCAACGACGCGGCGATCGCCTTCGCCGGCGCGCAGGGTAACTTCGACCTGCTCGTCACCCTGCCGGTGCTGGCCCGCAACCTGCTGGAGTCCATCACGCTGGTCGGCAACGTCGCCCGGGTGCTGGCCACCAAGACCGTGGAGGGGTTGGTGGCCAACGAGGAGCGGTGCCGCGAGCTCGCCGAGTCCTCCCCGTCCATCGTCACCCCGCTCAACCGGATCATCGGTTACGAGGCCGCGGCGAAGATCGCCAAGCACTCGGTGGAGCGGGGCATCACGGTCCGCGCCGCCGTCGTCGAGCTCGGCTACATGGAGCGCGGGGAGATCACCGAGGAGCAGCTCGATGCCGCCCTGGACGTGCGGTCGATGACCGCCCCCCGGCGGGGCTGA
- a CDS encoding GuaB3 family IMP dehydrogenase-related protein has translation MTNEIDIGRGKRGRRAYSFDDVAVVPSRRTRDPEDVSVGWQIDAYHVDLPVLAAPMDSVMSPATAIALGNLGGIGVLDLEGLWTRYADPEPLLAEIVDLPAERATARMQQIYAEPIKPDLIADRLHEVRAAGVTVAGKLSPQRTQEHWRTVIDAGVDLFVIRGTTVSAEHVSSQAEPLNLKRFIYELDVPVIVGGAATYTAALHLMRTGAAGVLVGFGGGAAHTTRRSLGIHAPMASAVADVAAARRDYLDESGGRYVHVIADGGVGRSGDLVKAVACGADAVMLGAALARASEAPGRGWHWGSEAHHPVLPRGERVRVGTVGTLAQILHGPAEQADGTLNLVGALRRAMSTTGYSDLKEFQRVEVVVSPYDPLG, from the coding sequence GTGACCAACGAGATCGACATCGGCCGGGGCAAGCGCGGCCGCCGGGCCTACAGCTTCGACGACGTCGCCGTCGTCCCCTCCCGCCGCACCCGTGACCCCGAGGATGTCTCCGTCGGCTGGCAGATCGACGCCTACCACGTCGACCTGCCGGTGCTGGCCGCCCCGATGGACTCCGTCATGTCCCCGGCGACCGCCATCGCGCTGGGCAACCTCGGCGGCATCGGCGTTCTCGACCTCGAGGGGCTGTGGACCCGGTACGCGGACCCCGAGCCGCTGCTCGCGGAGATCGTCGACCTGCCCGCCGAGCGGGCCACCGCCCGCATGCAGCAGATCTACGCCGAGCCGATCAAGCCCGACCTCATCGCCGACCGGCTGCACGAGGTCCGCGCGGCCGGGGTCACGGTGGCCGGCAAGCTCTCCCCGCAGCGCACCCAGGAGCACTGGCGCACGGTCATCGACGCCGGGGTGGACCTGTTCGTCATCCGCGGGACCACGGTCTCCGCCGAGCACGTCTCCTCCCAGGCCGAGCCGCTCAACCTCAAGCGGTTCATCTACGAGCTCGACGTGCCGGTGATCGTCGGCGGCGCCGCCACCTACACCGCGGCGCTGCACCTGATGCGCACCGGCGCGGCCGGGGTGCTGGTGGGCTTCGGCGGCGGCGCCGCGCACACCACCCGCCGGTCCCTGGGCATCCACGCCCCGATGGCCTCCGCGGTCGCCGACGTCGCCGCCGCCCGCCGGGACTACCTGGACGAGTCCGGCGGGCGGTACGTGCACGTCATCGCCGACGGCGGCGTGGGCCGCTCCGGGGACCTCGTCAAAGCGGTCGCCTGCGGCGCGGACGCGGTCATGCTCGGTGCTGCCCTGGCCCGGGCCAGCGAGGCCCCCGGCCGCGGCTGGCACTGGGGCTCGGAGGCGCACCACCCGGTGCTGCCGCGCGGGGAGCGGGTCCGGGTCGGCACCGTCGGCACCCTGGCGCAGATCCTGCACGGCCCGGCCGAGCAGGCCGACGGCACCCTCAACCTCGTCGGGGCCCTCCGGCGGGCGATGTCCACCACCGGCTACTCCGACCTCAAGGAGTTCCAGCGTGTGGAGGTCGTCGTCTCGCCCTACGACCCGCTGGGGTGA
- a CDS encoding CoA pyrophosphatase: MVGQRGADGQGPGRPAVGAPDVVARDAPAAPATAAPDPAARTNPATHPARADLQALADRSRTGSVAALGGLHRDDAATTATYRRAAVLILLTPGTGPDPGVDLFLVQRGVHLRQHPGEIALPGGGLEPGDTGPAAAALREAQEETGLDPGRVEVLGALPPAAVPVSRNLVTPVLGWADDVGPLTAVQPGEVVQTIRVAVAALLDPAARASVRILSRTSAGFRIPTGWVWGFTGNLLDHVFTELGWTRPWDPSQEVVFRFDPVHQRVLAP; this comes from the coding sequence GTGGTGGGGCAGCGAGGTGCCGACGGGCAGGGCCCGGGGCGCCCCGCCGTCGGCGCCCCCGACGTCGTCGCCCGTGACGCTCCTGCCGCCCCGGCGACCGCGGCCCCCGACCCGGCTGCCCGGACCAACCCCGCCACCCACCCCGCCCGCGCCGACCTGCAGGCGCTGGCGGACCGGTCCCGGACCGGCTCGGTCGCCGCCCTCGGCGGCCTGCACCGCGACGACGCGGCCACCACCGCCACCTACCGCCGCGCCGCCGTGCTCATCCTGCTCACCCCGGGCACCGGCCCCGACCCCGGCGTCGACCTCTTCCTCGTCCAGCGCGGCGTCCACCTGCGCCAGCACCCGGGGGAGATCGCCCTGCCCGGCGGCGGCCTCGAGCCCGGCGACACCGGCCCCGCGGCGGCCGCCCTGCGCGAGGCCCAGGAGGAGACCGGGCTGGACCCGGGCCGGGTGGAGGTCCTCGGCGCCCTCCCGCCCGCCGCCGTGCCGGTCAGCCGCAACCTGGTCACCCCCGTGCTCGGCTGGGCCGACGACGTCGGCCCGCTCACCGCCGTCCAGCCGGGGGAGGTGGTGCAGACCATCCGGGTCGCCGTCGCCGCCCTGCTCGACCCCGCGGCGCGGGCCAGCGTTCGGATCCTCTCCCGCACGAGCGCCGGCTTCCGCATCCCGACCGGGTGGGTGTGGGGCTTCACCGGCAACCTCCTCGACCACGTCTTCACCGAGCTCGGCTGGACCCGCCCCTGGGACCCCAGCCAGGAGGTGGTGTTCAGGTTCGACCCGGTGCACCAGCGGGTCCTGGCCCCGTGA